The sequence TCTCCTTTGAGAATAAAATGTAAACGAATACATAATAGGCGTTTGTTTAAAAATACTATCTGTCCCAGCTATCCATGGATACTAGGGAATCCTATGATTTCCTTCGTTAATTATCGTTGCAGTTTCTGGTCGATAACAGAAAAGGAAAATCCAAGGTTTATTGTCATCATATAAGCTTTCTAGAGGAGGGGAATTCAGATTTCGTTTGAAAAATTTCAATGTTTTTTTGCAGTAGGCATGGAGAAATAAGGGATTATTTTGAGTTTACGAGGAAAAGGCGGTACAATTGCGTTACATAATCATACATAGAGTGGTGTGGCAGGAAGCAGCCTGCGGGAGGAGAAGCAACATGAGCGAATGGTATGAAGAGAGCTTTGGAGAGGATTATCTGATCGTATATAGACATCGGGACTTTGGTGGAGCACGTCGGGAGGTAGAGCAAATGATCGGCTGGCTGGATCTATCCCTTGGTGCTAAGGTGCTCGATTTATGCTGTGGTATGGGGCGTCATTCGCTGGCGCTCTCGGAAGCAGGATACGAGGTTACTGGTGTTGATCTGTCAGAGCCTTTGTTGCGCGAAGCACGTTCCCAGGATGGAGCTGAAGAAGTCACCTGGGTGCGCTCCGATATGCGAAAGCTGCCGCTAGAAGGAGGCTTCGACGCAGTGGTCAATCTGTTCACCTCTTTTGGTTACTTTGAAGAAGATGAAGAGCAGGTAAAGGTACTGCGTGAAATCCACCGCATGCTGAAGCCTGGCGGAAAGTTCATTATTGATTTTCTAAATCCTGCGCATGTGATTCGCCACCTTGTCCCCCATTCCACCCGTGAGGACGGAGAGAACCTGATCGACGAGTCGCGTCGAATCGAGGACGGCTATGTGATGAAGGATATTGTTCTTACTTCCAAAAGTGACGGAACGCCTCGCCAATACCATGAACGTGTAAAGCTGTATTCTCTGGAGAAATTTCAGGAGATGATAAAGGAAGCTGGCTTGCAGCTGAAGGCAGTGCATGGCAGCTATAATGAAGATGTCTATATTGCAGAAGATTCAACACGAATGATTTTTAGAGGCTTGCGGCTATAGATGGTTTCTGGAAGAAGTTATAGGAGAGAGGTTGGTACCATGCCGAAGGCGGACATTATTCCTTGGGAAGGAAATATTCTGCAGGTTTCCGTACCGATGGACTCGCCGCTGCGCCAAGTGAACAGCTACATCCTGCCTGATAAGGATGGAAGGATCACCATCATTGATCCTGGACCACATGATCTGGAGACCGAACGGGCTTGGGAACATGTCTTGTAGGAGCTGGATTTGTCTTGGGATAGGGTACGGGATATCGTCGTTACGCATCATCACCCCGATCATTATGGTTTGGCTGGCTGGCTTCAAGCTCGTTGTGAATGCAAGGTTTGGATGTCGGAACGTGCTTATGCTGAGGCTGCGCTGATGTGGGGCCAGACTGCCAGTATGAATAAAGTCTTGCCTCTTTATTTTGCCGGGCACGGAATGCCGGAGCATTTGACGAGTGGAATTAGAGAGCATTTAGAGAGCTTCGAGCCTCAGGTCACACCTCAGCCTGACGTATCCTATATAAATCCTGCGGAACCTTTTAGAATGGGCAGCCGAGAGTGGCTGCCACTTGTTAGTGGCGGGCATGCGCCAGGGCATGT comes from Paenibacillus sp. 19GGS1-52 and encodes:
- a CDS encoding class I SAM-dependent methyltransferase; this translates as MSEWYEESFGEDYLIVYRHRDFGGARREVEQMIGWLDLSLGAKVLDLCCGMGRHSLALSEAGYEVTGVDLSEPLLREARSQDGAEEVTWVRSDMRKLPLEGGFDAVVNLFTSFGYFEEDEEQVKVLREIHRMLKPGGKFIIDFLNPAHVIRHLVPHSTREDGENLIDESRRIEDGYVMKDIVLTSKSDGTPRQYHERVKLYSLEKFQEMIKEAGLQLKAVHGSYNEDVYIAEDSTRMIFRGLRL